Within Cellulophaga sp. L1A9, the genomic segment AAATTATCAACTTATCGTAACCAAGCAGAATGCAATGGATTGCGTTGAAGTTAAAGTGGAAACTTCAAATTCCAATGACATTAATAACGTTGATTTATCAAAAGGTTTTATCAAAAAAATCAAAGATAATATAGGAATTTCAATGAAAGTCACCTTGGTAGCACCAGGTGGTGTTCCAAGAAGTGAAGGAGGAAAGCTCAAAAGAATTTTAGATTTAAGAACTAAATAATCACTAACAACTAAATCAATAATTATGAAGAACTTTTTAGTAACGGCCCTGATTTTCGTTTTCAGTATGGGAATGGTATCAGCGCAAAAAACGGTTGATGGCACCGTAAAAGACAATTTAGGAGAACCGCTACCGGGAGTTAGTGTGTTGATAAAGAACACAACAACAGGTACTACTACAGACTTTGATGGAAATTATGCCATTGAAGTAACTGAGGGCAATGTTCTTAAATTTTCTTATATAGGATATACAAGTAAGTCTATTACAGTAGGCGCTAATAACACCTACAATATATCTTTAGCAGAAAATGCACAGGCGCTTAATGAAATTGTATTAACCTCAAGGAAAAAGGCCGAGTACGCTAAAGACATTCCTATTAGTATTACTGCTATAGGTGGTGTTGAGCTGCAAAAAAGCGGTTCTTTTGAATTCACAGACTACGCGTCTAAAGTACCCAACCTCTCTTTTGGTAAAGGTGGGGGTGGTGGTGATCTTGCTGATGGCAGAACATCAAACTCCATTACCATTAGGGGTATCACGGGTAATGCAACAACAGCTTTTTATTTAGATGAGATTCCGTTACCAGAAACTATTGACCCTAAATTAGTAGACATCAAACAAGTTGAAGTTTTACGTGGTCCTCAAGGAACTTTATATGGCTCAAGTGCCATGGGAGGTGCATTGAAGGTACTAACAAACGAACCGAATACTAAGGGTTTTTATGCTAATGTAGGTACCGAACTGAGCACAGTAAAAGAAGGTGGAGTGAATTATGGTGGAGACGTTGTATTTAATGTACCTCTAAAAGAAAATAAAGCAGCTTTAAGATTGGTAGGGTTTTACAATTTAAAGAGCGGTATATTCGATAAGACACCTAATAACTATACTCCTTTGAATGGTAATCATCCAGTACTAACTGACGTAAAGGAAGATGTTGATGAGGAAAGAAGTTATGGTTTTCATGCGAGTTTAAAGTTTACTCCGAATGAAAAATGGACTATTCTTCCAAAATTAATCTATCAGAAAACAGAAGCTGACGGTTATAACCTTGCCGATATTCAGCCAGGGAATTTTACTGCTATTAGGTCTGCCGATATCGATGAGGATTTTGAGGATTCCTTTACCTCTACATCGCTTACCATTAAGCACGACACAGGAAAAGGTGAGTTTGTTTCAGCAACATCTTATTTTGATAGATTTTTTAGTGAGACCGAAGATATTACAGAATTTTTCAACTTTGCTTTCGAGATTGATGGAGATGACCTGTCTTATCCTGTAGCCATAAAAAGAGATGGTGACTACAATAAGTTTATTCAGGAATTACGTTATATTTCTGATACGGAGTCTAAAGTTAATTTTGCTGCTGGTGTGTTTTACGCGAATGAGACCCTTGATGAGATAAGTATAAGCGAATCTCCTGGCTTAGGTCAGTTTATTGAAGCCGCCGAGGAGGGTGATACATCGTTAGATGATATTTATCGTACTGAAAATAAATCTACTATAACCGAAATTGCCATATTCTCTGAATTGTACATAGACTTAACAGATAAATTAATAGGTACGTTAGGCGTGCGTTATTTTGATGCAAAAAGTGAGAGAGAGCGAACCGCATTTCCTTCCTTGGTATCAAATTATGAGCTTTTAGATGGTGAATTGCCAGACATAAATAACGATGGTTTTAATCCAAAATTTGGGTTGAGCTATAAAATCGATGATAATAACTTAATTTATACCACAGTATCAAAAGGGTTTAGAATTGGCGGTGTGAATGCTAATTTGCCCTCATTTAGTGTTGATGAGGCTATTGAACTTTTTGGTACAACCGAAGTTCCGCAAACCTATAAGTCAGATAACTTATGGAGTTATGAACTAGGGGGTAAATTAGCCTCAAAGAACAGAAAGTTCGTATTGAATACCGCAGTATTCTATAACAACTGGAACGACTTGCAGCTTAGAAGTCTATTACCAGCATCAGGATACAGTTTCCTTACCAATGTAGGTGCTGCTAGAAGTGCAGGCTTTGAGTTCGATGCAACTGTATATCCGACAAAAGGACTTTCATTGGGTGCCAGTTTTGGTTATATAGATTCTAAAATAACAGATTTGGGTGAAAATGAAATTTTTAGTCAAGCTGAAGAAGGAGCCGAAATTTTACTAGTACCCTCTGTAACAGCAGCTGGTAATGCTGAATACTCTTGGGATGCATTTGGAGGCAATATGTTTATAAGAGCTGATATTCAACATTCAGGCGAGCGTTTTAGTAGTTTTGATAGAACGCCTGAACGTACCTTGGGTGCATACACAATCGTCAATTCCAGACTAGGTTTGCAATTAAACAAAGCAGATATATCACTGTTTGTCAATAACTTAACCAATGAAAATGCTAACTTTGGCGATGTTATTTCCTTAGGTGCTGAAGTACCTGGTCGAGTTCGTTATGCACAGAGTAGACCAATCACAATTGGCACCTCTTTTAGGGTTAAATTTTGATAGTTAATTATTACTAACCATTAAGTTTAAGTGTCAATCACATCCGTCAATTTTGATGGATGTGATTTTCTAAATAATACATAGCATGAAAAAAACAATCTTACCATTTCTATTTTTGTTCACTTTAATAGGGTGCGAACAAGAAAATAATGAAGCGATAAAAACTTCTACAGATACGACTACTACTGCAAAGATAGTGCAACACCCCCTTGATGCACTCACCGAAGCTGAAATCTTAGAAGTCAAGGAGATTTTAATGACTTCAAAGAAAATTTCAGAAACCACTCGATTTCCTGAAATAACTCTGTTAGAGCCTTCTAAAGAATCAGTTTATGCTTGGGGTCGTGGTAATGATATAACCAGAAAAGCTGCATTGATTATAAGAGATGATAAAAAAACATATGAAGCTATTGTTGATATTTCTAAAGAAGAGGTTCTGCAATGGGAAGAAATTAAAGATGTTCAACCTTCTTTAATGCTCGAAGAATGGATGCAAGCCGGAGAAATATGGAAGACTGACAAACGTGTAACAGACGCTTTAAAA encodes:
- a CDS encoding TonB-dependent receptor: MKNFLVTALIFVFSMGMVSAQKTVDGTVKDNLGEPLPGVSVLIKNTTTGTTTDFDGNYAIEVTEGNVLKFSYIGYTSKSITVGANNTYNISLAENAQALNEIVLTSRKKAEYAKDIPISITAIGGVELQKSGSFEFTDYASKVPNLSFGKGGGGGDLADGRTSNSITIRGITGNATTAFYLDEIPLPETIDPKLVDIKQVEVLRGPQGTLYGSSAMGGALKVLTNEPNTKGFYANVGTELSTVKEGGVNYGGDVVFNVPLKENKAALRLVGFYNLKSGIFDKTPNNYTPLNGNHPVLTDVKEDVDEERSYGFHASLKFTPNEKWTILPKLIYQKTEADGYNLADIQPGNFTAIRSADIDEDFEDSFTSTSLTIKHDTGKGEFVSATSYFDRFFSETEDITEFFNFAFEIDGDDLSYPVAIKRDGDYNKFIQELRYISDTESKVNFAAGVFYANETLDEISISESPGLGQFIEAAEEGDTSLDDIYRTENKSTITEIAIFSELYIDLTDKLIGTLGVRYFDAKSERERTAFPSLVSNYELLDGELPDINNDGFNPKFGLSYKIDDNNLIYTTVSKGFRIGGVNANLPSFSVDEAIELFGTTEVPQTYKSDNLWSYELGGKLASKNRKFVLNTAVFYNNWNDLQLRSLLPASGYSFLTNVGAARSAGFEFDATVYPTKGLSLGASFGYIDSKITDLGENEIFSQAEEGAEILLVPSVTAAGNAEYSWDAFGGNMFIRADIQHSGERFSSFDRTPERTLGAYTIVNSRLGLQLNKADISLFVNNLTNENANFGDVISLGAEVPGRVRYAQSRPITIGTSFRVKF